The genomic region GTAGGTCGGATTGTGGGGTCACTGTGCATTGTCACCGCCCGCCATGGGGAGGTGTCCAGCGCCATGCTGGCCTCCTGGGTGTCCCAGGCTTCCTTTGCGCCACCGGGGTTTACGGTGGCGGTGGCTAAGGATCGGGCGATCGAGTCGCTGCTGTACCCCGGCCATGGGTTTGTGCTGAACATTCTGGCGGAGGGGCGACACCTGGGGCCGATGAAGCACTTCCTCAAGCCCTTTGCTCCCGGTGAAGACCGCTTTGCCGACATTGAAACGGAGGCGGCTGAAAATGGTGCGCCGATTTTAGCGGAGGCGATCGCCTATCTGGAGTGCACCGTCGATCAGCGCATGGAGTGCGGCGACCACTGGCTGGTGTACGCCACGGTGCAGGCGGGCCGCGTGCTCGACGGCAACGGCAAAACCGCCGTTCATCACCGCAAGACCGGCACCCACTATTAAGCTGCGTGAACGACTGGCCCCGAAGTGGTTACGCCTCAACTGAATATGCTACGAGTAGGAATACTGCCCAAGGGGCTGAGCGGCTTAACTGGAGCCTGTTTCAGCTTGCTATGGGTCTCAGTTGTGGGCTCGGTGGGCAGAGCAAATTGGGCTATGGTGCCGGTGGTTTGGGCTCAGTGGGCTCAGGTGACCGGGGCGGTTGGGCACCCTGTGGTCAACGCCGCCGCCCGTGACGTTTAGGTTGACCACTCATCTAGCAAACCGCTTTAAAATCCTCAGGTTTATGCCCGTTGTTTCTCACTGCTCCGATCGCGACCAAACGTTGCAGTCGGCCTACCGATTTTTAGATCGTCGGCTTGATCAGGCGCGGCAGAGTCATCAGCCCCAGCTGGTGAGCCTGAGTTTTGATATCCCCCCGGTAGACCCGCTGGTGGTGCTGGCCCGGCTGGCCCCAGGGGGCGATCGCCACCTGTATCTCGAAACCCCTGTAGCTCAGCGATCGGTGGTGGGCTTTGGGGCCGCACTGGTCTACGAAACCGCAGGGGTGCGGCGGTTTGCCCAGGCCCGCCGGTTCATTGAGCAGTGGCGCAGTAAAACACACCGATACAGCGAAGCGGGGCCAGCGCTGGCCCTCAGCGGGGCCGATGGGGCCCGATTTTTTTGCGCGTTTACCTTTTTTGCCGACTCGCCCCACGGGGAGGCCACCTTTCCGGCGGCAACGGTGGTGTTGCCCCAGTGGCAGCTGGTGCGTCAGGGGCAGCAGAGCGTGCTCACCCTCAACTATCTGGTGACGGCAACCAGTGATGTGGGGGCAATCATCGACGGCCTGGCGGAGCAGCTGCGGGCGGTGGAACGCCTTGGTACGGCTCCCTGGCGGGATCCTCTGCCTGCGACCCGGCTACCCGTGCAGCCTGCACCCGAGGCGGGGCAGCGGTTCAGGGCAGCGGTTAACCGCGCCCTGGGCTATATGTCCCGGCACCCGGTGCAGAAAATTGTGCTGGCCCATGCCCTGGACTGGGTGAGCGCTGAACCAATTCAGCCCCTGGCCGCCCTGGGGCGGCTGCGGCAGCGCTACCCCGACTGCCACGTGTTTTCGGTGGGCCAGGGCAACGGCAGAACCTTTATGGGGGCCAGTCCCGAGCGACTGCTCAGCCTCACCCAGGGGCAGCTGATCACCGATGCCCTGGCGGGGTCGGCACCTCGGGGCAGGGTTCCTTCCCAGGATGACTGTCTGGCCCAGGAGCTGTTGCACAACCCCAAGGAACGAGGAGAGCACCGCCTCGTGGTGGAGTTTTTGGCGCGACAGCTTCAGGGGGTGGGGCTATGGCCTCAGTACCAGCCCCGACCTGGGGTGCGGCGGCTGTCCAACATTCAGCATTTACATACGCCCATGCGGGCGGGGGTGCCCCGCCACATCCACCCGCTGCACCTTGTGGAGGCCCTGCATCCCACCCCAGCGGTGGCCGGGGTGCCGACTCGGGCCGCCTGCGACCAGATCTTGCGGTTTGAAGATTTTGATCGCAGCCTGTACGCGGCTCCCCTTGGCTGGGTGGGGGCCAACGGCGACAGCGAATTTATCGTGGGCATTCGCTCGGCCCTGGTGGCGGATAGCTGGGTACGGCTGTACGCCGGGGCTGGTATTGTGGCAGGATCTGACCCCGATCGCGAGTGGGCAGAAATTAAGCTGAAGCTGCGCGCCCTGGGCGAGTCGCTGGTGTAGCCCCCGCTGTGCTGTGGATCTATGGTCTTTGATTTTCGCAACACCAATGCCCTGTGGGCCTCGGTACTGGCGGCTACCTTGGCCCGCCTGGGGCTCGAGACAGCGGTGATTTCTCCGGGCTCGCGCTCCACGCCCCTGACGGTGGCCCTGGTCAGGCATCCCAAAATTGAGGCGGTGCCGGTGCTCGATGAGCGATCGGCGGCGTTCTTTGCCCTCGGGGTGGCTCGGCGCACCGGGCGGCCGGTCGCCTTAGTCTGCACCTCCGGCACTGCCGGAGCCAACTACTACCCCGCTGTCATTGAGGCCCGCGAAAGCCGTATCCCCCTGCTGGTGCTCACCGCCGATCGCCCGCCCGAGCTGCGCGACTGCGCCTCGGGCCAAACGATTGACCAGCAAAGGCTGTTTGGCACGTTCCCCAACTGGTACGCGGAGCTGGCGGTACCCGTGGCGGAGGTGGCCATGCTGCGCTACCTGCGGCAAACCCTGGGGCAGGCCTGGGGGCGATCGCTCTACCCGACGGCGGGGCCAGTGCACCTCAACTGTCCCTTTCGCGACCCCCTGGCCCCCATTGCTGACGGCTCGGTAACGCACCTCAAGGAGGACCTCAACGACAGCTTTTTGGCGGCAGTTGAGCTGCCCGCCTTTGGGCAACAGCTGGGGCTGGGGGTAGATCTGCTGCCGTGGCTGGAGACCTGGCGGGGGTGCGATCGCGGGCTGATTGTCGCTGGCCCCGCCCAGCCTACCGACTCGCTTGCCTACTGCCAGGCCGTCGCCGCCCTGGCCAACTATTTGGGCTGGCCGGTGCTGGCTGAAGGGCTGTCGCCGCTGCGCAGTGCGGCCAACCTAAATGCGGCCTTGATCACCACCTACGATCTGGCGCTGGCCCGGCCCGCTGAGGCCACCGATCTGATGCCTGAGCAGGTGATTCAGCTGGGGGCGCTGCCCACGAGCAAACGACTGCGCCAGTGGCTCCAGGACAGCCAGCCCCGTCGCTGGGTGGTTGACCCCAGCGGTGATCACCTCGATCCCCTCCACGGCCCGGTCACGGCTCTGCCCCTCAGCGTCGAGGCACTGGCTTTAGCGCTGCCCCAGCCTGTGGCAGAACCGCAGACGACCCCCTACGGCGAGCGGTGGTTGCGCCTTGAGCAGACCCTGCGCCACTACCTGGACAGTGCCCTGGCCAATCTGGAAGTCCCCTTTGATGGCAAAGTACCCTGGCTGCTGGCCCGCTGCCTGCCCCGTGAGACGCCGGTTGTAATCGCCAACAGCATGCCCATCCGCGATGTGGAGTGGTTTTGGCCGCCGGGCGATCGCCGCCTGCGCCCCTACTGCAACCGGGGGGCCAACGGCATTGACGGTACACTGTCTACCGCCCTAGGAATTGCCCACGGCGGTCTGCCCACGGTGCTGCTGACCGGCGACCTGGCCCTGCTCCACGACACCAACGGCTGGCTCAGCGTGCCGCGCCTGCGCGGCCATCTCACGGTGGTCGCGATTAACAACCGAGGCGGCGGCATCTTTGATCGATTGCCCATCGCCACCCTGGCCGCCCCCGACGAAACCTGGTTTGAAGATTTTTTTACCACCCCCCAAACCGTTGACCTCAATCGCCTCTGCGCCGCCTATGGTGTCAACTACGAGCGGGTCGAAACCTGGAGTCAGCTGACGGCCAGTGTCAGCACGTTACCCCCTACCGGCGTGCGGCTGCTAGAGGTGCGCTGCGATCGCCAACAGTCCCACACCATTCGCCAACAGCTCCTCACGCCCTCAAAGGATTTATCAAACCCCTTAAACCAAAACCTCTAGACTACAAAGCCCAACGTCAGCAGCAGACGTCACTCACCTGTCCACTCGCCCATCCACTCCCTTCCCCCTCAGCTGCCCTTCCCCTGGGGCAGCCAAAGCGTAAACTCACTCCCCTTACCCAGCTCACTTTTAACCTCAATTTTGCCCCCCTGTACTTCCACCAGGCGGCGGCAGATCGTGAGGCCCAGACCAGTGCCCCCCGAATTGCGGTTGCGAGAGCGATCGGCCCGCCAAAATCGCTCAAAGACGTAGGGCAAATCCTCCTCGGCAATGCCAATACCGGTGTCGCTCACGCGCACGTAGACCCGCCCCGGCTGGGCCCAGGCGTCCACCATAACCGTCCCCTTCTCGGTGTAGCGCAGGGCGTTGCCCAGCAGGTTGATCAGAATTTGCTCAATGCGACTGGGGTCGGCATAGACCGAGGGCAGCTCAGGCGGGCAATGCAACGCTACCGCTACCCGATCGGTACTGACAAACTGGTCGGCGAAAGGACGCACCAGAGCGCTCAGCAGCGGGCACAGCGCCACAGTTTGAGCCTGGATGGGGAGATAGCCTGCCTCCAGCTTGGACAGCTCTTGCAGGTCGTTGACCAGGCGCTGGAGGCGCGTTGTTTCCCCTGCTAGCCGCTGGTAGAGTTCGGGCTCTGGGGCAACGGTGCCGTCCGCTAGGCCCTCAAGGTAGCCGTGAATAATGGTCAGCGGAGTACGCAGTTCGTGGGTGAGATCCCCAATCAGCTCGCGACGGTGCTCTTCCACCCCCTCTAGATCCGCTGCCATCCGGTTGAAGCTGCTGGCCAGCCGCTGAATTTCCAAAATTTCCGACGGCGGCACGCGGGCATTCAATCGGCCCGCCGCAAAGGAGCGCGTCACATCCGTCATCTGGTCTAACGGGCGAATGATGCGGCGCGACACCCAATAGCTCAGCCCCCCCGCTGTGCCGCCCCCCACTAAAATTGCCCACAACATGCCTCGGCTCCAGGCCGCCTCAAAGCCTTTGACAAGCTGGGTGCGGCGCTGCACACTCAGCACCCCGTTCTCGTAGCGCTCCAGGGAAATTACAAACAGCCGTGGCGTGTAGAGCCGCCCAAAAATGGCCAGGGCCAAAATGCCAATTCCCATCACCGCCAGGTGAGAGAGAAAGAGGCGACTGCGGAGGCTAACCTTGGCCATGGCATTTAAAACCCTTTGCAGCTTCGCGCCCGAAGCGTGATCCAGAGAAAGGCAACGTTAGAACCCTAGGCTAGACCAAACTAGGCCGGAGTGTTTTGTAGATCCGGCTGTTCTTCGGGCAAAATTGCCCCCTCTACCGGGCACACCTGAAGGCAAATGCCGCAGTCAATGCAGGTTGAGAAGTCAATCCAGTACCAGTCGGTGCCCTTGGTATTTTTACCCGGCCCCTCGCTGATGCAGGCCACGGGGCAGGCATCGACGCAGTCGGCAACGCCCTCACAAACGTCAGTCACAATGGTATGGGCCACAACCTCTCCTCACAGGCACAACAGAATATCGAGGAACTCCAGTTCCCCTAGGTAGACGATTTGACTCGCCCCAACCCCATAGCTCTTTCCCCGTAAGGAATTGAGCCGGGTCAGTCGCCATCCCCCACGTTAGTTCAGAGCTTCAATATCTGGCAACCCGTCCGGGCCGATCCAGGCGATGCGGCTGATGCGGCGCTGGCGGGCTAGGTCGCGGATGGCAGCAGGGGGCTCGCCGTCGGCCAGATGAACCTCAGCCCGCACCAGACTGGCCGAAGCTCGCAGGGTTTGGGCGTAGGTAAAGGCCGCTGCCGCTGCCTGGGGCACCGTCGGAACTACGAGCCAGTCGCTAGGGGGCGTATCCTGAGGAAGGTGTCCCGTGGGCAGCAGCGTCTGGTGCAAAGCCTCCATGTTGAGCACAAAGCCAACCCCCGGAAAACCTTGGCCCTGCCCCTGAAAGACGCTCAACAGATGGTCATAGCGGCCCCCCTGCCCGAGTACCTGACAACCTTGCTCAGGGCCGGTCACAACTTCAAAGACCAGACCGGTGTAGTAGTCAAAGGGCTGGATTAAGCTGAGATCGAGGGTCAAGGCGGAGCGTTGACGCCCTAGGGTTAGCCGCTGGCTGTCGCCGTCGGTGTTGATTACGTCTCGTACCAGGGCGACGAGGGATTTAAGCCGCTCGACTGCGCTCTGAGCTGCGGCCTCTAGGGCCAGCTGCCCCAGGGCCTGGAGCACGTCCTCGGGATGACCGCGCAGGTCGAGCAGATACAGGGCGTGCCGATGCAGCTCTGGGGATAGGCCCAGGTTGTCGAGGGCTACCCGGTCAAGGCTGGCTAAGGCCTGGCGCACCGCCTGGCGCTGATCGGGGGCAAAGGGGGTCAGAAGCGCCTGGGTGAGCTGGGCATCGCCCAGAATCAAGCACCAGGAGTCAAGGGAGAGGCTGTGGAGACAGTCTAGCAGCAGCAGCACAATCTCTGCGTCGGCTACCGTTGCCCCGGCTCCCAGCAGCTCGACCCCGGCCTGGTAGAACTCCTGCTGGCCCCCGTGGCTGCCGGTGGCTTGACGAAACACGTTGGCGTTGTAGTAAAGCCGCTGGGGGTAGGTGACCCGGGCCAGACGGGTGACGGCCGTGCGGGCGATGGAGGCGGTCAATTCAGGCCGCAGCCCCAGGCGTTTGCCCGCCACGGGCTGTAGCTCGATGACCGCTGCTTGGTCGATGGCCCCGCCGGCCATCAGGGTGTCCATTTGCTCTACCGTAGAGGTGATGATGCGGTGGTAGCCCCAGCGCTGAAAGACCTGCTCTAGGCGATTTTCGATCCAGTATTTTTGGGCGACGTCGAGGGGCAGCAGGTCTCGCGCCCCGGCTGGGGGTTGGTAGGTCATCACTTTTTCTTGCCTCCAAATAGGCCAAAGAAACCGCCCCCTTTGTCAGAGGATTTGGGGTTGGCGGTTTTGGCATTGTCCCCCTTGGTTTTGGCGGTCTGGGGCGCTCCAGCGGCGGAGCTGCCGCTGGCTTTGTCTACCCGAGCCTGCACCGTGCGGGCGCGTTCGTCATTGGGGTCGATTTCGAGGGCGCGCTTGGCATGGATGCGGGCCATGGTGCCCTGGCCGGCTTTGAGGTAAAGCG from Nodosilinea sp. PGN35 harbors:
- a CDS encoding isochorismate synthase MenF, which translates into the protein MPVVSHCSDRDQTLQSAYRFLDRRLDQARQSHQPQLVSLSFDIPPVDPLVVLARLAPGGDRHLYLETPVAQRSVVGFGAALVYETAGVRRFAQARRFIEQWRSKTHRYSEAGPALALSGADGARFFCAFTFFADSPHGEATFPAATVVLPQWQLVRQGQQSVLTLNYLVTATSDVGAIIDGLAEQLRAVERLGTAPWRDPLPATRLPVQPAPEAGQRFRAAVNRALGYMSRHPVQKIVLAHALDWVSAEPIQPLAALGRLRQRYPDCHVFSVGQGNGRTFMGASPERLLSLTQGQLITDALAGSAPRGRVPSQDDCLAQELLHNPKERGEHRLVVEFLARQLQGVGLWPQYQPRPGVRRLSNIQHLHTPMRAGVPRHIHPLHLVEALHPTPAVAGVPTRAACDQILRFEDFDRSLYAAPLGWVGANGDSEFIVGIRSALVADSWVRLYAGAGIVAGSDPDREWAEIKLKLRALGESLV
- the menD gene encoding 2-succinyl-5-enolpyruvyl-6-hydroxy-3-cyclohexene-1-carboxylic-acid synthase; the protein is MVFDFRNTNALWASVLAATLARLGLETAVISPGSRSTPLTVALVRHPKIEAVPVLDERSAAFFALGVARRTGRPVALVCTSGTAGANYYPAVIEARESRIPLLVLTADRPPELRDCASGQTIDQQRLFGTFPNWYAELAVPVAEVAMLRYLRQTLGQAWGRSLYPTAGPVHLNCPFRDPLAPIADGSVTHLKEDLNDSFLAAVELPAFGQQLGLGVDLLPWLETWRGCDRGLIVAGPAQPTDSLAYCQAVAALANYLGWPVLAEGLSPLRSAANLNAALITTYDLALARPAEATDLMPEQVIQLGALPTSKRLRQWLQDSQPRRWVVDPSGDHLDPLHGPVTALPLSVEALALALPQPVAEPQTTPYGERWLRLEQTLRHYLDSALANLEVPFDGKVPWLLARCLPRETPVVIANSMPIRDVEWFWPPGDRRLRPYCNRGANGIDGTLSTALGIAHGGLPTVLLTGDLALLHDTNGWLSVPRLRGHLTVVAINNRGGGIFDRLPIATLAAPDETWFEDFFTTPQTVDLNRLCAAYGVNYERVETWSQLTASVSTLPPTGVRLLEVRCDRQQSHTIRQQLLTPSKDLSNPLNQNL
- a CDS encoding cell wall metabolism sensor histidine kinase WalK encodes the protein MAKVSLRSRLFLSHLAVMGIGILALAIFGRLYTPRLFVISLERYENGVLSVQRRTQLVKGFEAAWSRGMLWAILVGGGTAGGLSYWVSRRIIRPLDQMTDVTRSFAAGRLNARVPPSEILEIQRLASSFNRMAADLEGVEEHRRELIGDLTHELRTPLTIIHGYLEGLADGTVAPEPELYQRLAGETTRLQRLVNDLQELSKLEAGYLPIQAQTVALCPLLSALVRPFADQFVSTDRVAVALHCPPELPSVYADPSRIEQILINLLGNALRYTEKGTVMVDAWAQPGRVYVRVSDTGIGIAEEDLPYVFERFWRADRSRNRNSGGTGLGLTICRRLVEVQGGKIEVKSELGKGSEFTLWLPQGKGS
- a CDS encoding ferredoxin family protein, with amino-acid sequence MAHTIVTDVCEGVADCVDACPVACISEGPGKNTKGTDWYWIDFSTCIDCGICLQVCPVEGAILPEEQPDLQNTPA
- a CDS encoding ATP phosphoribosyltransferase regulatory subunit; the encoded protein is MTYQPPAGARDLLPLDVAQKYWIENRLEQVFQRWGYHRIITSTVEQMDTLMAGGAIDQAAVIELQPVAGKRLGLRPELTASIARTAVTRLARVTYPQRLYYNANVFRQATGSHGGQQEFYQAGVELLGAGATVADAEIVLLLLDCLHSLSLDSWCLILGDAQLTQALLTPFAPDQRQAVRQALASLDRVALDNLGLSPELHRHALYLLDLRGHPEDVLQALGQLALEAAAQSAVERLKSLVALVRDVINTDGDSQRLTLGRQRSALTLDLSLIQPFDYYTGLVFEVVTGPEQGCQVLGQGGRYDHLLSVFQGQGQGFPGVGFVLNMEALHQTLLPTGHLPQDTPPSDWLVVPTVPQAAAAAFTYAQTLRASASLVRAEVHLADGEPPAAIRDLARQRRISRIAWIGPDGLPDIEALN